A region of Panicum virgatum strain AP13 chromosome 8N, P.virgatum_v5, whole genome shotgun sequence DNA encodes the following proteins:
- the LOC120684914 gene encoding putrescine hydroxycinnamoyltransferase 1-like: MASIKACNDWHVRVVSRRLVKASDTSIKHHVVTVSNLDIIARILQVSMFCVYAKPPAGEFDAVVAAFEAGLPSFLNHFFPLAGRIAMDNTSSGVPVVHCSNQGAELVVGEAGVMLRSLDYGAMGPSLQKIELPYGEDMALSVQVVSFACGGFTVAWRTNHVVVDGCALSSLVSAWSAFTRSGGTLPAAVRRPNYDRSIFRPRSPPSYSASLDAAFTPLDARCQVNCLTADHSSVLRF, encoded by the coding sequence ATGGCGAGCATTAAGGCTTGCAACGACTGGCATGTCAGGGTCGTGAGCCGGCGCCTGGTGAAGGCCTCCGACACCTCCATTAAGCATCACGTCGTCACCGTGTCCAACCTCGACATCATCGCACGGATCTTACAGGTCTCCATGTTCTGTGTCTACGCCAAGCCGCCGGCTGGTGAATTCGACGCTGTCGTCGCTGCCTTCGAGGCCGGATTGCCTTCTTTCCTGAACCATTTCTTCCCGCTAGCCGGCCGCATCGCGATGGACAACACGAGCTCTGGCGTCCCCGTGGTCCATTGCAGCAACCAAGGCGCCGAGCTCGTGGTCGGGGAGGCTGGAGTCATGCTGCGGAGCCTTGACTACGGTGCAATGGGCCCGTCATTACAGAAGATCGAGCTGCCGTACGGCGAGGACATGGCGCTGTCGGTGCAGGTGGTGTCCTTCGCGTGCGGCGGCTTCACCGTGGCGTGGCGCACCAATCACGTCGTCGTCGATGGGTGCGCACTGAGCTCTCTGGTCTCCGCGTGGTCCGCGTTCACACGCTCAGGGGGGACGCTCCCCGCTGCGGTCCGGCGGCCGAACTACGACCGCTCGATCTtccgcccgcgctcgccgccgtcctacAGTGCCTCCCTCGACGCCGCGTTCACGCCGTTGGACGCCCGGTGCCAGGTTAATTGCCTCACCGCCGACCATAGCTCCGTCCTCCGCTTCTAA